A part of Podarcis raffonei isolate rPodRaf1 chromosome 12, rPodRaf1.pri, whole genome shotgun sequence genomic DNA contains:
- the GJC2 gene encoding gap junction gamma-2 protein — protein MTNMSWSFLTRLLEEIHNHSTFVGKIWLTVLIVFRIVLTAVGGESIYSDEQSKFTCNTKQPGCDNVCYDAFAPLSHVRFWVFQIIMISTPSVIYLGYAIHRIARSSEEEKKRFRGFKKKKQFALNWQAVRNLEDPLGAEEEEPMIVDDVAESEEKVKTKEEKKKEQQQKKHDGRRHIQEEGLMKIYVFQLLTRASFEICFLIGQYMLYGFEVTPYYLCTRQPCPHDVDCFVSRPTEKTIFLLVMYVVSCLCLLLNVAEMCHLGIGTIRDAIRDRKVHSFRQPPYNYAAYPKNISCPPEYNLVVKSDKQAKVPNSLMAHEQNLANVAQEQQCTSPDENLPPDLSTLHKHLRVAQEQLDIAFQSYNHTQANGQPSRTSSSASGGMVAEQNRTNTAQEKQGAKPKASSEKGSSNGKDGKNSVWI, from the coding sequence ATGACAAACATGAGCTGGAGTTTCCTCACCCGCCTGCTGGAAGAAATCCACAATCACTCCACTTTCGTGGGGAAGATCTGGCTGACGGTCCTGATCGTCTTCCGCATCGTCCTGACGGCCGTCGGGGGCGAGTCCATCTACTCGGATGAGCAGAGCAAGTTCACCTGCAACACCAAGCAGCCCGGCTGCGACAACGTCTGCTACGATGCCTTTGCCCCGCTGTCGCACGTCCGCTTCTGGGTCTTCCAGATCATCATGATCTCCACCCCTTCCGTCATCTACTTGGGCTACGCTATCCACAGGATCGCCAGGTCTtctgaggaggagaagaagaggttcCGGGGcttcaagaagaagaagcagtttgCGCTCAACTGGCAAGCCGTCCGCAACCTGGAGGACCCCCTGGGAGCCGAGGAGGAAGAGCCCATGATTGTGGATGATGTGGCAGAAAGCGAAGAGAAGGTCAAGacaaaggaggagaagaagaaagagcaGCAACAGAAGAAGCACGACGGCAGGAGACACATTCAAGAGGAGGGCTTGATGAAGATCTACGTCTTCCAGCTCCTTACCAGAGCCTCTTTCGAAATCTGCTTCTTGATAGGGCAGTACATGCTCTACGGCTTCGAGGTCACGCCGTACTACCTTTGCACCCGGCAGCCGTGCCCCCACGACGTCGACTGCTTTGTCTCGAGGCCGACGGAGAAGACCATCTTCCTCCTGGTGATGTACGTGGtcagctgcctctgcctcctcctcaacGTGGCTGAGATGTGTCATCTGGGCATCGGCACCATCCGCGACGCCATCCGAGACCGGAAGGTGCACAGCTTCCGCCAGCCGCCCTACAATTACGCCGCCTACCCGAAGAACATCTCCTGCCCCCCGGAATACAACCTGGTGGTCAAGTCGGACAAGCAGGCCAAGGTCCCCAACAGCCTGATGGCTCATGAGCAGAACTTGGCCAACGTGGCCCAGGAGCAGCAGTGCACCAGCCCGGACGAGAACCTCCCGCCGGACTTGTCCACACTCCACAAACACTTGCGGGTGGCTCAGGAGCAGCTGGACATTGCTTTCCAGAGCTACAACCACACACAGGCGAACGGGCAGCCGTCCAGAACCAGCAGCTCAGCTTCCGGCGGGATGGTGGCAGAGCAGAACCGGACGAACACCGCGCAGGAGAAGCAAGGCGCCAAGCCCAAAGCCAGCTCGGAGAAAGGTAGCTCAAACGGCAAGGATGGGAAAAACTCAGTGTGGATCTAA